TAAAGCGGCAGCAGCGTCTGAAGCCAAATAAATTTATCAGGAAATGGAAAGAAATTTAAGAAAAACACGTACCGGCCTGGTAGTAAGCAACAAAATGGAGAAATCTATTGTAGTTGCGGTAGAGCGTAAGGTGAAACACCCGATCTACGGTAAGTTCGTTAAAAAAACTACCAAATTTATGGCTCATGACGAAACCAACACTTGTGGCGTAGGCGATACCGTATTGATTATGGAGACCCGCCCGCTGAGCAAGAATAAGAACTGGAGATTAGTTGAAATTATAGAGAGGGCTAAATAACATGGTACAGCAGGAATCAAGATTGAACGTGGCCGACAATAGCGGCGCGAAAGAAGTTCTGGTTATTCGCGTTCTGGGCGGTACCGGTAAACGTTATGCCTCTATTGGCGACAAGATTGTAGTTACCGTAAAAAGCGCACTGCCTTCAGGCAACGTTAAAAAAGGTACTGTATCTAAAGCCGTAGTAGTAAGAACTAAAAAAGAGATCCGTCGTAAAGATGGTTCATATATTCGTTTCGACGATAACGCAGCAGTTTTGTTAAATAACCAGGATGAGCCGAGAGGCACACGTATCTTCGGTCCGGTAGCAAGAGAGTTGCGCGAGAAACAATTCATGAAAATTGTATCATTAGCACCGGAGGTATTGTAAAATGGGAAATAAAATTAATAAACCTGCCAAAATCAAGATCAAAAAAGGTGATCTGGTAAAGGTAATTGCCGGCGACTCAAAAGGTAAGCAAGGTAAAGTTACCGAGGTGATAGTTGACAAAAATCGTGCAGTAGTTGAAGGCGTTAACTTGGTGTCTAAACACACTAAGCCAAACGCTGCCAACCCTAACGGCGGTATTGTTAAACAAGAAGCCGCTATTCATATTTCAAACCTGGCACTTATTGACCCTAAAGCTGGCGTTCCAACTCGCGTTGGTCGTAAAGTAACTGATAAAGGTATTGTAAGAGTAGCCAAAAAATCAGGGGAGGAGATCAAGTAATCATGACTTACGTACCAAGATTAAAAACCAAGTATTCGGAAGAGATCCGCACTGCACTGAAAGAGAAATTTCAGTACAAAACTATAATGCAGGTTCCGAAACTGACTAAAATAGCAATCAATCAGGGTGTTGGTGGTGCAACTACCGACAAAAAACTGATCGACGTAGCTATCAACGAGTTGTCAACCATCACTGGTCAGCAAGCTGTTGCTTCGAAATCTAAAAAAGATATCTCGAACTTCAAATTGCGTAAAAACATGCCAGTTGGTGTACGTGTAACATTGCGCGATAACAACATGTATGAGTTCCTGGATCGTTTGATCGCTGTAGCTCTGCCACGCATCCGCGATTTCAAAGGCATCAACGATAAAGGTTTTGATGGTCGCGGTAACTATACCCTGGGTATCACCGAGCAGATCATCTTCCCGGAGATCAATATCGACAAGATCAACAAGATCATGGGTATGGATATCACCTTTGTAACTACCGCTACCAACGATGTTGAGGCGCTGGAGTTGCTGAAACAATTTGGTTTACCATTTAAAAATCAGAATAGCAATGGCTAAAGAAGGTATCAAAGCACGTGAAGTAAAACGCGCTAAATTAGTTGCTAAATATGCCGACAAACGTGCTGCTTTAAAAGCAGCCGGCGATTATGAAGCTCTGGACAAACTGCCTAAAGCAGCATCACCAGTAAAACTGCACAATCGTTGTAAATTAACCGGCCGTCCTCGTGGTTATATGCGTCAGTTTGGTATCTCAAGGGTAACTTTCCGCGAGATGGCCTTAGCTGGTAAGATCCCGGGAGTGAAAAAAGCAAGCTGGTAATAACAGCGGCAAGCTAAACCCCGAAGGCCCGAAGCGTTGAGTAGGAACCGAGAAAGGCCGGAAAGATTAGCTTAGTCTTTGAGCTTAAATAACATAAGTACAAGAAATTCATAACGCACTAGGTTGTGTTATGAATTTTTTTGTACCTTTGCGGCTCGTTTTTTTAAGAAAATTAACAGGCAGCAGGTCATTCCGGATGTTACGGAAAGCGAAACCACTGCCACAAACAACAAATAATGAATACAGATCCAATCGCAGATTATCTTACACGAGTAAGGAATGCTATTAAAGCCAACCATAGGGTTGTTGAAATTCCTGCATCAAATCTGAAGAAGGAAATCACGAAAGTGCTTTTCGACAAAGGTTACATTGCCAACTTTAAATTTGAAGAGAATGGTCCTCAAGGTACTATCAAAGTAGCTTTGAAATATCATCCTGTTACAAAGATCCCGGCTATCCGCACATTAGAGCGTATAAGTAAACCAGGTTTGAGAAAATACGCAGGCGCAGAAACTATGCCACGTGTATTAAATGGTTTAGGTATCGCTATCTTGTCTACTTCTAAAGGTGTTATGACTGACAAAGAAGCACGTCAGCAAAACATCGGTGGCGAGGTATTGTGCTACGTTTATTAATAGTTAAAGGAGAAAAAAAGCAATGTCAAGAGTAGGAAAAGCACCTATAGCAATCCCGGCAGGCGTTACAATTACTGTATCTAATGATAACGTAGTAACTGTAAAAGGTCCAAAAGGTGAATTGCAACAAGCGGTAGATTCAGACATCACCGTAGCTCAGGAAGACGGCCAGTTACTGGTTCAGCGTCCTTCTGATCAAAAACGTCATAAAGCACTGCACGGTTTATACCGCGCCCTGCTGTTTAACATGGTAACAGGTGTAACCACTGGTTACAAAGTAGAGCAAGAGTTAGTAGGTGTGGGCTACCGCGCTACCAACAACGGCAACACGCTGGATTTAGTGTTGGGTTATTCTCACCACTACGTGTTCCAGTTACCACAAGAAATTAAAGTATCAACAACTGCTGAAAAGGGTAAAAACCCTACCATCATCCTGGAATCAATCGACAAACAACTGTTGGGCCAGGTTGCTGCAAAAATCCGCTCGCTGCGTGCACCAGAGCCTTACAAAGGTAAAGGTATCAAGTTTGTTGGCGAGGTATTGAGAAGAAAAGCAGGTAAATCAGCATCTAAAAAATAATCGTCATGGCAGGTAAATTAACAAGAAGAGACAGAATAAAAAGAGGAATCCGTAAGCGTATTTCGGGTTCTGCAGAGCGTCCTCGCTTAACCGTGTTCAGGAGCAACAAGGGTATTTACGCTCAGATCATTGACGATGTAACCGGTAAAACCGTAGTTTCGGCATCTTCATTATCAAAAGACTTCGCCGCTACTGCCGGCAGCAAATCAGATCAGTCTGTAGCTGTAGGTAAATTGGTAGCCCAGAAAGCAGTAGCTGCTGGCATTACCAGTGTAGTGTTTGACCGTAATGGTTATCTGTACCATGGCCGTGTTAAATCATTGGCTGAAGGTGCACGTGAAGGTGGTTTAATTTTCTAAACTGAAAGAAAGATGTCAACAATCAACGTAAAAAGAGTAAAAACAAGCGAGATCGAATTGAAAGATCGCTTGGTAAGCATACAACGTGTTGCCAAAGTAACCAAAGGTGGCCGTACTTTCAGCTTCTCAGCTATCGTAGTGGTAGGTGATGAGAATGGTGTAGTAGGTTATGGCTTAGGTAAAGCTAAAGAGGTAACAGAAGCCATTGCCAAAGGCGTGGACGATGCAAAAAAGAACCTGGTAAAAGTGCCAATTATCAACAACACTGTTCCGCATGAGCAGTATGGTAAATTTTCAGGTGGTTTTGTATTTATCAAACCAGCAGCCAACGGTACCGGTGTAATTGCCGGTGGTGCGATGCGTGCAGTATTAGAGTCTGCCGGTATCCACAACGTATTGGCAAAATCAAAAGGTTCATCAAACCCGCACAACGTGGTTAAAGCTACTGTAGCAGCCCTGGCGCAAATGCGCGATGCTTATACCGTGGCACAACAACGTGGCGTTAATTTAGGTAAAGTATTTAACGGATAATCAATCATGGCAAAAATCAAAATAACTCAGATTAAAAGCGTGATCGACAGGACCGAGCGCCAGAAAAAAACCATCGAAGCTTTGGGTTTGAAAAAAATCAACCAAAGTGTAGAGGTTGAAGCCACACCGGCCATTATCGGTATGGTTAGAAAAGTTAATCATTTGGTAGCAGTAGAAAATATTTAATATTATGAACTTAAGTAATTTAAAACCTGCAGAAGGTTCTACTAAAAATAGAAAAAGAATTGGTCGTGGTACCGGTTCTGGCCGTGGCGGTACTTCAACCCGCGGTCACAAAGGCGCAGGTTCACGCTCTGGTAACTCAACTAAGGTTGGTTTTGAGGGTGGCCAGATGCCATTACAGCGCCGTGTACCTAAGGTAGGTTTTAAAAACCCTAACCGTGTAGAGTACGTGAGCATTAACTTAGATGCTCTTCAGCAATTAGCTGAAAACCATTCAGTATCAGCAATTGATTTTGATGTATTGAAAGAGCACGGTTTAGCATCTCGTAATGACCTGGTGAAAATCCTGGGCCGTGGCGAGCTGAAAGCTAAACTGACCGTTAAAGCACACGCGTTTTCTGCCACTGCGCAAAAAGCTATTGAGGCAGCAGGCGGTTCAATTGAAAAGCTGTAATTTCGATGAATAAATTCTTCACAACAGTTTCCAATATCTGGAAAATTGAAGACTTAAGAGTGCGTATAACTAACACACTCTTATTTCTTTTAATATACCGTATAGGCTCTTACGTAGTGCTTCCCGGTGTAGACGGTGCAGTTATTAACGCTCAGCATAACGCTAAAGACGGCTTGCTGGGCCTCTTAAACATGTTTGCCGGCGGTTCATTCTCTCGCGCATCAATTTTTGCGTTGGGTGTAATGCCTTACATTTCTGCCTCAATCGTAGTGCAGTTGTTGGGTATTGCCGTTCCGTATTTTACCAAAATGCAGAAAGAGGGTGAAAGTGGCCGTAACAAGATTAACCAGTGGACCCGTTACCTGACCATCCTGATCACTGGCCTGCAAGCCATTGGTTATGTACGTTCTCAGGTTCCTCAAGAAGCTATCAGTCCTGCGATTGCTGGTTTCTGGTTCAACTTAATCACCATTTTTGTACTTACATCAGGTACCCTGTTTGTAATGTGGCTGGGTGAGAAAATCACCGACAAAGGTATTGGTAACGGTATATCACTCATCATCATGGTGGGTATTATCGCCCAGTTGCCAGGTGCTATTGGTAGCGAGTTCCATGACCGCGTTATTGCCGGCATTGGTGGTCCTATCGTTTTCATTGTGGAGATTGTAGCCTTGTTGGCTGTTGTGATGTTTACTATCCTGATTGTTCAGGGTACCCGTAAAGTTGCAGTGCAGTATGCTAAACGTATTGTTGGTAACAAACAATACGGTGGCGTGCGCCAGTACATCCCATTGAAAGTAACAGCTGCCGGTGTTATGCCAATCATCTTCGCCCAGGCGTTGATGTTTATCCCGGCTACCGTACAATCGTTCTTCCCGAAAATTGCTACCAACGGCGTATTGATCGCCTTGTCTAACTACACTTCGTGGGAGCACAACTTGGTATTCGGTATTTTAATCATCCTGTTCACTTACTTCTATACCGCTATCACTGTTAACCCAGCTCAGATGTCGGAAGATATGAAGAAGAACGGTGGTTTTATTCCGGGTATTAAACCAGGTAAAGCAACTACAGATTTTATCGACGGTGTGATTTCTAAAATTACCCTGCCTGGTTCAATCTTTCTGGCTATCGTAGCGGTTATCCCTGCATTTGCCAGTATGTTGCATGTAAACGGTGTGTTTGCAAGGTTCTTTGGTGGTACCTCACTTATCATCCTGGTAGGTGTAGTGCTGGATACCCTGCAGCAAATTGAAAGCCACTTACTGATGCGTCATTATGACGGTTTGATGAAAACCGGCCGCGTTAATGGCCGTACCGGTATACCTACAGCCGCAGGCACAACGCCTCCGGTTATCTAAAAGGAAGGAGTTAAACTATGCCAAAGATCAATTTAAGATCTGCCGAAGAAATTGAGCTGATCAGAGAGAGTTCTTTGCTGGTTTCAAAAACCCACGGCGAGATTGCCAAGGTGATCCGTCCAGGTATTCAGACTATAGAATTAGATAAACTTGCAGAGACCTTTATCCGTGACAACGGAGGGGTCCCTGCATTTTTAAATTATGGCGGTTTTCCTTATTCTTTATGTATCTCGATGAATAATCAGGTTGTACATGGTTTTCCCGGGAAGTACAAATTAAAGGAAGGCGACCTGATCTCTGTAGACTGCGGTGTGCTGATGAACAAATACTACGGCGACTCTGCCTATACCTTTGCCGTTGGCGAGGTTAGCGAAAGCACCAAGAAGTTAATGCAAGTAACCAAAGAATGCCTTGAGCTAGGAATAGAGAAGGCGGTAGTGGGGATGCGCATTGGCGATATTGGTTACGCTGTACAAGAGCATGCCGAGCGTCATGGCTTTGGTGTGGTAAAAGAACTGGTTGGCCATGGTGTGGGTACCCACCTGCACGAGAAACCGGAAGTGCCAAACTACGGCAAGCGTGGATCTGGCATTAAACTGGAAGAAGGCATGGTAATAGCTATTGAACCAATGATTAACGGCGGCCGAGCCGGTGTTAAATTCTGGGATGATGGCTGGACTGTTTCTACCGTAGATGGCAAACCATCGGCTCATTATGAGCATACGGTGGCTATCCGTAAAGGTAAAGCCGACGTTCTCTCGACATTTTCATATATCGAAGAAGTTTTAAATAAAAAATAAATTAAATAAATCAAAAAAATTATTTAATTTTGCGTCCCGCTTTGGAGGCGGGATAATAAAGTAATAATCAGGAATATATGGCTAAACAGTCCTCAATTGAGCAAGACGGTACAATTAGAGAAGCGTTATCAAACGCAATGTTTAGAGTTGAATTAGAGAACGGGCACGAAATTATTGCGCATATATCAGGAAAAATGAGGATGCACTACATCAAAATTTTGCCTGGTGACAGAGTGAAGCTGGAAATGAGCCCTTATGATTTGACGAAGGGCAGAATAACCTACAGATATAAATAATCAAAAGAGATGAAAGTTAGAGCATCGATCAAAAAACGCAGTGCTGATTGCAAAATCATTCGCCGTAATGGTAAACTGTACGTGATCAACAAAAAGAACCCTAAATTCAAACAACGTCAGGGTTAATTAATTAAAAATTGGAACGATTCGTACATCGGTAGCCGCCGGTCGGTCGTTCACAAAAGAACAATTTACAAATATGGCAAGGATTGCAGGTATTGATTTACCAAGAAACAAAAGAGGCGAAATTGGCTTAACCTACATTTATGGTATTGGCCGTACTACCGCTCAAAACATTTTAACTCAAGCTGGTATCAGCTTCGATACTAAAGTTCAAGACTGGAATGACGATCAGTTGGCTATCATCCGTGGTATCATCAACGATCAACTGAAAGTTGAAGGTGCGCTACGTTCAGAAGTTCAGCTGAACATCAAACGTCTGATGGACATCGGTTGCTACCGTGGTACCCGTCACCGTAAAGGTCTGCCACTGCGTGGTCAGCGTACTAAAAACAACTCACGTACCCGTAAAGGTAAACGTAAGACAGTTGCTAACAAGAAAAAAGCTACTAAATAGTAATTGATTAGTAAGCGGTTGATTGGTGAATGATTACCAGTTAACCGCTTATTAGATTAAGAAAATAACCGAGTTACGGGTCCAGGTTATGAGTTAACCAAGTAATCCCTAACTCAACAAGTAAAAAAGAAAATGGCTAAAGCTAAAAAAGTAACCAAAAAACGCATTGTAGTGGTAGAGCCAGTTGGCCAAGCCCACATCAACGCTACTTTCAACAACATCATTTTAACCTTGACCAACAACCAAGGTCAGGCTATTTCATGGTCTTCTGCTGGTAAAATGGGCTTCAAAGGTTCTAAAAAGAACACTCCATACGCCGCTTCACAGGCTGCTACAGATTGCGCTAAAACTGCGTATGATCTGGGTCTGCGTAAAGTAGAAGTGTTTGTAAAAGGTCCGGGTTCAGGTCGTGAGAGCGCTATCCGTACCCTGCAAACTGTAGGTATTGAGGTTACTACCATCAAAGATATCACCCCACTGCCACACAACGGCTGTCGTCCGTCTAAACGCAGAAGAGTTTAATTAACCCGATTTTTTAAAGCTAAGATTCGGCAGCTGCGGGCTGCTTGATACTTTAAAAGCAACACAACAATGGCAAGATACACAGGCCCCAAATCAAGAATTGCGCGTAAATTCCGCGAGCCGATCTTCGGTCCGGACAAAGCGCTGGAACGCAAAAACTACCCTCCGGGCATGCACGGCCCAAACAAAAGGAGAGGCAAACAGTCTGAATACTCTGTTCAGCTGCAAGAAAAACAAAAAGTTAAATACACTTACGGTGTTTTAGAGCGTCAGTTCGAAAACCTGTTCCACCGTGCTTCTGCTGCTCAAGGCATCACTGGTGAGAACCTGTTGAAATTACTGGAAGCTCGTTTAGATAACGTAGTTTATCGTTTAGGCATCGCGCCTACCCGTTCTGGCGCACGTCAGCTGGTTGGCCACAAACACATCACTGTTAACGGCGAAGTAGTAAACATTGCTTCTTACACTGTTAAACCTGGTGACGTTGTTGCCGTACGCGAAAAATCAAAATCTCTGGAAGCTATCTCTACTTCAGTAGCTGGCCGCCGAGTTAACAAATACAGCTGGTTTGAGTGGGATGCTGCTAACCTTACAGGTAAGCTGATCAACTACCCTAACCGCGATGAGATCCCTGAAAACATCAAGGAAAACCTGATCGTCGAGCTTTATTCGAAATAATGACAGATTAGAGATATGGGATACAGGAAGTGAGGCAATTTTAACAGTTACCTCATTTTCCGTATCTCGCATCTTTTTGTCTATTTTTTATATTTTGCAAACAAATTAACCAAGGATATAAATGGCAATATTAGCATTTCAAAAACCAGACAAGGTGATCATGCAGAAGTCAACAGACTTTGACGGCACGTTTGAATTTCGTCCGTTAGAGCCTGGCTTCGGTGTAACTATTGGTAATGCTTTACGTCGTATCTTACTTTCATCACTTGAAGGTTATGCGATTACTTCGGTACGTTTCTCGGGAGTTACGCATGAGTTTTCAACCATTAAAGGTGTTGTTGAAGACGTAACCGAGATCATCCTGAACCTGAAACAGGTTCGTTTAAAAAAGACTGGTGAATCAGGCGATAGTGAAAAGATCTTCGTGATCATTAATGGTCAGGAAGCTTTTAAAGCCGGCGATATCACTAAATTCTCAAACAATTTTAGCGTTTTAAATCCTGACTTGGTTGTTTGTAACA
This region of Mucilaginibacter yixingensis genomic DNA includes:
- the rplR gene encoding 50S ribosomal protein L18; protein product: MAGKLTRRDRIKRGIRKRISGSAERPRLTVFRSNKGIYAQIIDDVTGKTVVSASSLSKDFAATAGSKSDQSVAVGKLVAQKAVAAGITSVVFDRNGYLYHGRVKSLAEGAREGGLIF
- the rplF gene encoding 50S ribosomal protein L6; amino-acid sequence: MSRVGKAPIAIPAGVTITVSNDNVVTVKGPKGELQQAVDSDITVAQEDGQLLVQRPSDQKRHKALHGLYRALLFNMVTGVTTGYKVEQELVGVGYRATNNGNTLDLVLGYSHHYVFQLPQEIKVSTTAEKGKNPTIILESIDKQLLGQVAAKIRSLRAPEPYKGKGIKFVGEVLRRKAGKSASKK
- the ykgO gene encoding type B 50S ribosomal protein L36 is translated as MKVRASIKKRSADCKIIRRNGKLYVINKKNPKFKQRQG
- the map gene encoding type I methionyl aminopeptidase: MPKINLRSAEEIELIRESSLLVSKTHGEIAKVIRPGIQTIELDKLAETFIRDNGGVPAFLNYGGFPYSLCISMNNQVVHGFPGKYKLKEGDLISVDCGVLMNKYYGDSAYTFAVGEVSESTKKLMQVTKECLELGIEKAVVGMRIGDIGYAVQEHAERHGFGVVKELVGHGVGTHLHEKPEVPNYGKRGSGIKLEEGMVIAIEPMINGGRAGVKFWDDGWTVSTVDGKPSAHYEHTVAIRKGKADVLSTFSYIEEVLNKK
- the rplN gene encoding 50S ribosomal protein L14 codes for the protein MVQQESRLNVADNSGAKEVLVIRVLGGTGKRYASIGDKIVVTVKSALPSGNVKKGTVSKAVVVRTKKEIRRKDGSYIRFDDNAAVLLNNQDEPRGTRIFGPVARELREKQFMKIVSLAPEVL
- the rpsQ gene encoding 30S ribosomal protein S17; this translates as MERNLRKTRTGLVVSNKMEKSIVVAVERKVKHPIYGKFVKKTTKFMAHDETNTCGVGDTVLIMETRPLSKNKNWRLVEIIERAK
- the rplE gene encoding 50S ribosomal protein L5, which encodes MTYVPRLKTKYSEEIRTALKEKFQYKTIMQVPKLTKIAINQGVGGATTDKKLIDVAINELSTITGQQAVASKSKKDISNFKLRKNMPVGVRVTLRDNNMYEFLDRLIAVALPRIRDFKGINDKGFDGRGNYTLGITEQIIFPEINIDKINKIMGMDITFVTTATNDVEALELLKQFGLPFKNQNSNG
- the rplX gene encoding 50S ribosomal protein L24 — encoded protein: MKIKKGDLVKVIAGDSKGKQGKVTEVIVDKNRAVVEGVNLVSKHTKPNAANPNGGIVKQEAAIHISNLALIDPKAGVPTRVGRKVTDKGIVRVAKKSGEEIK
- the rpmD gene encoding 50S ribosomal protein L30 codes for the protein MAKIKITQIKSVIDRTERQKKTIEALGLKKINQSVEVEATPAIIGMVRKVNHLVAVENI
- the rpsE gene encoding 30S ribosomal protein S5; translation: MSTINVKRVKTSEIELKDRLVSIQRVAKVTKGGRTFSFSAIVVVGDENGVVGYGLGKAKEVTEAIAKGVDDAKKNLVKVPIINNTVPHEQYGKFSGGFVFIKPAANGTGVIAGGAMRAVLESAGIHNVLAKSKGSSNPHNVVKATVAALAQMRDAYTVAQQRGVNLGKVFNG
- the rpsM gene encoding 30S ribosomal protein S13, translating into MARIAGIDLPRNKRGEIGLTYIYGIGRTTAQNILTQAGISFDTKVQDWNDDQLAIIRGIINDQLKVEGALRSEVQLNIKRLMDIGCYRGTRHRKGLPLRGQRTKNNSRTRKGKRKTVANKKKATK
- the rpsD gene encoding 30S ribosomal protein S4 translates to MARYTGPKSRIARKFREPIFGPDKALERKNYPPGMHGPNKRRGKQSEYSVQLQEKQKVKYTYGVLERQFENLFHRASAAQGITGENLLKLLEARLDNVVYRLGIAPTRSGARQLVGHKHITVNGEVVNIASYTVKPGDVVAVREKSKSLEAISTSVAGRRVNKYSWFEWDAANLTGKLINYPNRDEIPENIKENLIVELYSK
- the rpsH gene encoding 30S ribosomal protein S8, translating into MMNTDPIADYLTRVRNAIKANHRVVEIPASNLKKEITKVLFDKGYIANFKFEENGPQGTIKVALKYHPVTKIPAIRTLERISKPGLRKYAGAETMPRVLNGLGIAILSTSKGVMTDKEARQQNIGGEVLCYVY
- the rplO gene encoding 50S ribosomal protein L15, giving the protein MNLSNLKPAEGSTKNRKRIGRGTGSGRGGTSTRGHKGAGSRSGNSTKVGFEGGQMPLQRRVPKVGFKNPNRVEYVSINLDALQQLAENHSVSAIDFDVLKEHGLASRNDLVKILGRGELKAKLTVKAHAFSATAQKAIEAAGGSIEKL
- the secY gene encoding preprotein translocase subunit SecY, which codes for MNKFFTTVSNIWKIEDLRVRITNTLLFLLIYRIGSYVVLPGVDGAVINAQHNAKDGLLGLLNMFAGGSFSRASIFALGVMPYISASIVVQLLGIAVPYFTKMQKEGESGRNKINQWTRYLTILITGLQAIGYVRSQVPQEAISPAIAGFWFNLITIFVLTSGTLFVMWLGEKITDKGIGNGISLIIMVGIIAQLPGAIGSEFHDRVIAGIGGPIVFIVEIVALLAVVMFTILIVQGTRKVAVQYAKRIVGNKQYGGVRQYIPLKVTAAGVMPIIFAQALMFIPATVQSFFPKIATNGVLIALSNYTSWEHNLVFGILIILFTYFYTAITVNPAQMSEDMKKNGGFIPGIKPGKATTDFIDGVISKITLPGSIFLAIVAVIPAFASMLHVNGVFARFFGGTSLIILVGVVLDTLQQIESHLLMRHYDGLMKTGRVNGRTGIPTAAGTTPPVI
- the rpsN gene encoding 30S ribosomal protein S14; this translates as MAKEGIKAREVKRAKLVAKYADKRAALKAAGDYEALDKLPKAASPVKLHNRCKLTGRPRGYMRQFGISRVTFREMALAGKIPGVKKASW
- the infA gene encoding translation initiation factor IF-1 — translated: MAKQSSIEQDGTIREALSNAMFRVELENGHEIIAHISGKMRMHYIKILPGDRVKLEMSPYDLTKGRITYRYK
- the rpsK gene encoding 30S ribosomal protein S11, which codes for MAKAKKVTKKRIVVVEPVGQAHINATFNNIILTLTNNQGQAISWSSAGKMGFKGSKKNTPYAASQAATDCAKTAYDLGLRKVEVFVKGPGSGRESAIRTLQTVGIEVTTIKDITPLPHNGCRPSKRRRV